The genomic region CCTGTTGCCAAAAAAATTGTTAAACATTTCGAAAATTTATATGAGCATGAATATATAAAACCAATTAAAAAAATTGGCATAAATCCTTTTATTTATAAGAAAAGAGAAACATTTTCAGTAAATAATATAGGTGGGAATAATTTACCCGTTGTTTTTGCTAGTTTGAACGGCAGGAGTATTATTGATAATCAAATATTTGAACAAATCGGATTTAATTATAACAAAAAAGAACATGGTTGGAATAACACCGATACAAGTGTTGAATATATTTACATGAAAAAAAACGAAATAAAAGATCATTTCCCGAAAAATGTCAATTATGTTATTGATTCGGAAGAATGGATAAACTTACCTGAAAATTCGGGTAATATTCTTCCATTATTTAATATGAATGATTATTTAAAAACAGATAAAAAATCAAAACAGATAAATTTTGTAAAAGTTAATTATAGTGAATACACAAATAAACTTAAAGAGATATTCAAAAATGACAATACATTGGTTTTAATTATTCAAGCAAACACAAAAAACAAGGTAGCTGAAGCAAGAGCATTTATCAATGAACTGATGATTAATGACATTAAAAATCCCGTGATAGCTAATTTCACTTATGATGACCATGATTATGAATTTTTCCAATTAAAAAGTGCATGTGATTTTGGAGTTTTATTTATTAATGGACTAATTGATGGAATATGGATTGAAAATAAAAATAATTGCAGTTTAGAACAGATAAATATTACATCGTTTGGTATTTTACAGGCGAGCAGAGTGCGCACATATAAAACCGAGTATATATCATGTCCTTCATGTGGACGTACTAATTTTGATTTACAAAAGGTAACTGCTGAAATAAGAAAACAAACTTCACATTTAAAAGGATTAAAAATAGGAATAATGGGCTGTATTGTTAATGGTCCAGGAGAAATGGCTGATGCTGATTACGGATATGTAGGCTCAGGAAAAGGTAAAATTACTTTGTATAAA from Bacteroidales bacterium harbors:
- the ispG gene encoding (E)-4-hydroxy-3-methylbut-2-enyl-diphosphate synthase, yielding MNDSISEYKYCNSLTKYSRLNTREVKIGNIPLGGNNPVRIQTMTNTDTLDTFKTVEQTIKIIKAGTDYVRYTAIGIKDANNLINIKNELKQNGFTIPIIADVHFNPNIAEIAARLIEKVRINPGNYVDRKTPTKQTGINELKKIEEQLICLIDICKKHKTALRIGTNHGSLSDRIVNKLGDTPLGMVEATMEFLKICKKENFHNVVVSLKSSNTRVMVYAYRLMINQMLKENLNYPLHLGVTEAGEGEDGRIKSAVGIGSLLIDGIGDTIRVSLTEEPEIEIPVAKKIVKHFENLYEHEYIKPIKKIGINPFIYKKRETFSVNNIGGNNLPVVFASLNGRSIIDNQIFEQIGFNYNKKEHGWNNTDTSVEYIYMKKNEIKDHFPKNVNYVIDSEEWINLPENSGNILPLFNMNDYLKTDKKSKQINFVKVNYSEYTNKLKEIFKNDNTLVLIIQANTKNKVAEARAFINELMINDIKNPVIANFTYDDHDYEFFQLKSACDFGVLFINGLIDGIWIENKNNCSLEQINITSFGILQASRVRTYKTEYISCPSCGRTNFDLQKVTAEIRKQTSHLKGLKIGIMGCIVNGPGEMADADYGYVGSGKGKITLYKGQNIIKKNIPSEKAVDELISLIKDNGDWKERAIN